In the Malaclemys terrapin pileata isolate rMalTer1 chromosome 12, rMalTer1.hap1, whole genome shotgun sequence genome, one interval contains:
- the SAMD10 gene encoding sterile alpha motif domain-containing protein 10, translating to MFTDLRAKLSPPRGRDGALKMNCGGPKEMEAAAAHFSFCRNLLEHTVSAENLSYRLQRNTGSSLTWHDGRSQRSAGGRTVKLLQQPGTEGSQGRPCDHYGIYHTSPTLGSLTKPVVLWTQQDVCRWLKKHCPHNYLIYVEAFSHHAITGRALLRLNAEKLQRMGIIHESQRQEVLQQVLQLQVREEVRNLQLLSQASFGNVS from the exons ATGTTCACCGACCTGCGAGCCAAGCTCAGCCCCCCGAGAGGCCGAGATGGGGCTCTGAAAATGAACTGCGGCGGCCCGAAAGAGATGGAAG CCGCTGCCGCGCACTTCAGCTTCTGCCGGAACCTCCTGGAGCACACGGTGTCGGCCGAAAACCTCAGCTACCGTCTGCAGCGGAACACAGGCAGCAGCCTCACCTGGCATGACGGGCGGAGTCAGAGGTCAGCAGGAGGCAGGACCGTCAAGCTCCTACAGCAGCCGGGAACCGAAGGCTCACAG GGTCGTCCCTGTGATCACTATGGCATTTACCATACCAGCCCCACGCTAGGCAGCCTTACCAAGCCGGTGGTGTTATGGACCCAACAGGATGTGTGCAGATGGCTAAAGAAACACTGTCCCCATAACTATCTCATCTATGTGGAGGCCTTTTCCCATCACGCTATCACAG GTCGGGCACTGTTGCGGCTGAACGCGGAAAAGCTGCAGCGCATGGGCATTATTCACGAGTCTCAGCGGCAGGAGGTCCTCCAGCAAGTCCTGCAACTCCAGGTGCGGGAGGAGGTCCGGAACCTACAGCTGCTCAGCCAAG CTTCTTTTGGAAACGTCTCCTAG